One genomic region from Sciurus carolinensis chromosome 2, mSciCar1.2, whole genome shotgun sequence encodes:
- the Snrpb2 gene encoding U2 small nuclear ribonucleoprotein B'', with protein MDIRPNHTIYINNMNDKIKKEELKRSLYALFSQFGHVVDIVALKTMKMRGQAFVIFKELGSSTNALRQLQGFPFYGKPMRIQYAKTDSDIISKMRGTFADKEKKKEKKKAKTVEQTATTANKKPGQGIPNSANTQGNSTPNPQVPDYPPNYILFLNNLPEETNEMMLSMLFNQFPGFKEVRLVPGRHDIAFVEFENDGQAGAARDALQGFKITPSHAMKITYAKK; from the exons ATGGATATCAGACCAAATCATACAATTTATATCAACAATatgaatgacaaaattaaaaaagaag AATTGAAGAGATCTCTGTATGCCCTTTTTTCTCAGTTTGGGCATGTGGTAGATATAGTGGCTTTAAAGACAATGAAGATGAGAGGGCAGGCCTTTGTTATATTTAAGGAACTGGGCTCATCCACAAATGCTTTGAGACAGTTACAAGGATTTCCATTTTATGGTAAACCAATG CGAATCCAGTATGCAAAAACAGATTCTGATATAATATCTAAAATGCGAGGCACTTTTgctgacaaagaaaagaaaaaagaaaagaaaaaagccaaaacTGTGGAACAGACTGCAACAACTGCAAACAAAAAGCCTGGTCAG GGAATACCAAATTCAGCTAATACCCAAGGAAATTCAACACCAAATCCTCAg gTCCCTGATTACCCTCCAAACTATATTTTGTTCCTTAATAATTTACCGGAAGAGACTAATGAGATGATGTTATCCATGCTGTTTAATCA atTCCCTGGTTTTAAGGAAGTACGTCTGGTACCTGGGAGGCATGACATTGCTTTTGTTGAATTTGAAAATGATGGACAGGCTGGAGCTGCCAGGGATGCTTTACAAGGGTTTAAGATCACACCATCCCACGCTATGAAGATCACCTATGCCAAGAAATAA